A window of Juglans regia cultivar Chandler chromosome 7, Walnut 2.0, whole genome shotgun sequence contains these coding sequences:
- the LOC108985173 gene encoding patatin-like protein 2 — MASTGLAKGNMVTVLSIDGGGIRGIIPGTLLCFLESKLQELDGKSARIADYFDIIAGTSTGGLVTTMLTAPNKDNRPLYAAKDINNFYLEHSPKIFPHSSRENFVNSMTSLFGWVVGPKYDGKYLRSLTSRLLENLTLTQTLTNVIIPTFDIKLLQPVIFSTNDAKLNDLKNAKLADVCVGTSAAPTYLPAHYFETKDAMGRTRNFNLIDGGVAANNPTMMAISEIRKEMLMQNSTELNGMKKMLVLSLGTGTAKYEEKYTAAKSSKWGLLNWMYNDGATPLLDVYLDASSDMVDFHVSTLFQTLDRKNTYLRIQDDTLTGDATALDLASSENLQRLVEIGNELLKKPVSRVNLDTGKFEEIKNEGTNEEALAHFAKLLVEEKKLRENQYY, encoded by the exons ATGGCGAGTACTGGTCTTGCAAAGGGAAATATGGTGACTGTGTTGAGCATTGATGGAGGTGGCATCAGAGGGATAATTCCGGGCACCCTCCTCTGCTTTCTTGAATCTAAGCTTCAG GAATTGGATGGGAAAAGTGCAAGAATTGCAGATTATTTCGACATAATTGCAGGAACAAGCACAGGTGGTCTGGTCACCACCATGCTGACAGCACCCAACAAGGACAACCGTCCCTTATATGCTGCCAAGGACATCAACAACTTCTATTTAGAGCACTCTCCCAAGATTTTTCCCCACAGCAG CCGCGAAAACTTTGTGAATTCAATGACAAGCTTGTTCGGTTGGGTGGTGGGGCCGAAATACGACGGGAAGTACCTGAGGTCGTTGACAAGCAGGCTACTTGAAAATCTAACCTTGACACAGACACTAACAAACGTGATCATACCAACCTTCGATATCAAGCTCCTACAGCCAGTTATCTTTTCAACCAACGAT GCAAAACTGAATGATCTGAAGAACGCTAAGCTAGCAGACGTTTGTGTCGGCACCTCTGCAGCACCCACTTATCTTCCAGCACACTACTTTGAGACAAAGGATGCCATGGGAAGGACTCGCAATTTCAATCTCATTGATGGTGGGGTTGCTGCAAATAACCCT ACTATGATGGCCATAAGCGAAATTCGGAAAGAAATGTTGATGCAAAACAGCACCGAGTTAAATGGCATGAAGAAAATGCTGGTTCTGTCGTTGGGGACGGGTACGGCCAAGTACGAAGAGAAGTATACAGCAGCCAAATCCTCCAAATGGGGTTTGCTTAATTGGATGTACAACGATGGCGCCACTCCCTTGCTTGACGTATATCTTGATGCAAGTTCTGATATGGTCGACTTTCACGTCTCCACGCTCTTCCAAACCCTGGATCGTAAGAACACTTACCTCCGTATTCAG gaTGACACTTTGACCGGAGATGCAACGGCTCTTGATCTTGCAAGCTCTGAGAATCTGCAAAGGCTGGTGGAGATTGGGAATGAGCTATTGAAGAAGCCAGTGTCAAGAGTGAATTTGGATACTGGCAAGTTTGAGGAAATTAAGAACGAGGGTACTAATGAAGAAGCACTTGCCCACTTTGCCAAGCTGCTTGTCGAGGAAAAGAAACTCAGAGAAAACCAATATTATTGA